The segment ACGTCCCTCGCGACGTGCTCGCGCCCTCCCGCGGCGAGCACGGTGCGCACCATCTCCAGGTTCTCGAACATCACCGCGCCGTCGTAGCCGCCGGTGGCCAGCAGCGCGGAGCGGCGCACCGCGAGCGTCCCGGGCCAGTCGCCGTCCATGGCGCGGTTGAGCAGGATGCGCCCCGTGTCCCACCTGGCGTGCCAGGGGAGCGGGTGGAAGTAGTTCTGCGGGCGGACGACGTGCGCGTCGTCCAGCAGCCCCGCCACAGCCGTCAGCCCGTCCAGATCGTAGCGCACGTCGTCGTCGGCCACGACGATCCTCTCGTGCGTGGCGTGGTGCACGCCCGTCAGCACCCCGCCCACCTTCCCCATGGGCGTGGCCTTCTCCGGGTCCACCGGAAGATGGCGGACGAACGACCCCCACTGCGCGGCGTGCGCGGCAAAGACCTCCGCGTCCGACCCGTCGACCACCAGCACCTCCGCGTGCGCCGAGAGCCACCGAAGGTACGCGGTGAGCCCGCCGCCGTGCAGCGCCGTGCCGGAGCGCAGTGGAAGGACGTACGAGATCAGCATGCCCCGTAGCGGCGGCAACGCGTGTGCCAGCGGTGCCGGCAGCTTCAGCGCGCGACTACGCTCCCAGGAAGTGGCGCGCCCGTGGGAGAAGCGCCGCGGGCCGCACCGTTACTCGGGCGCATCGTCAGGGCGGAAGCCGAGGTGAGTGCTCATGGTGAAGCTCGCCACGTTCGTCCGGCGCGGCGCCGTTACGATCGCCCTGTAGCCGTGCGCGCGCGCGTACTCGACTCCGAGCAGCTTGAGCGCCGTTCCGATCCCCCGCTGCCGGTACTCCTTGCGGACGCCCGTCCACCCCTGCTCCAGCCGGCCGTCACGGCTGAGCTTCGGGTCCAGCAGCGTGTACGCGATCCAGCGCTCACCGTCGAGGGCGAGGAAGCACGCCTCCGGGTCGAGCTCGAACGAGTCCAGCCGGTCCCGCATGGCCTCCGGGGTGCGCGGCACGGCCGGATCTCCGGTTTCGCTCCGCGTGTCGTTGTCGAGCTCCGTGAAGCGCTCCAGCCAGTCCGCGCACCGCCCCTGCGCGGCGGCAAGCGTGGTGAACGTCACACCGCCCGCCTCCAGCCGCGAAAATAGCGGTCCGAACTCACTGACATCGACATCCCGCACCGCGAGCTCCAGGACGACCTGATCTGGCAGCAGCATACCCCACCTCCTTCAGAGTTCGGCCGCACGATGACTCAAAAGCAGGTCAGCGCTCCATCTCGCACGTGGGTGAGCCGTGTTCGCCGATGGTGACGATGGGGCGGCAGTTCGCGTGATCGGGATCGGGCTTCAGCTTCTGTGCCTCGCGGCAGAAGATCGCATCATTGACGTACTCGCGGATGCGCACGAGCAGATACTCATTCGTCTCCCGGTCGAATCGATCCCAGAAGTATGCGGCGAGCTGCGCACCGCGCTTTGTGCCGGCCTCGTCCCAGTCGCTCCCTCCGCGCTCCGCAGCGTCAAGGTGCAGCGAGCCACGAACCGCTTGCAGATCCGCGAGCAACTCGCTGAACTCAGCGACGAACTTGGCTTTCGACACAAGTGTCTCCGGGAGGTGCAGTAGGACGGTGCCGTGAAGCAGCGACACCGCATGTGATGGGTCAGAAGGGCAGAGTCGTAAGACTACTTCGCCCAGGATGATCTTCGCCTCGATGGGTCGAAACAAGACATCACACCTTACCGAGACTCCACTCAGGTTCAAGGTTCAAGGGCGGCTGAATCTCGGACACTCGTAACAGCTGGTTTCTGAAATCACGAAGCTCCGCCAGTAAACGCTCGTCACCGTTGCTCAACGTGCGCCCGTAGGTAGACAGGATGGTCTCGGCGGGACGAACACCGTTTTCGTCTTCGTAGGGCCAAAACTGCAACTGCAGAAAGTAGTCCGCCCATTTCTGTTTTGACCCGATTGAAAAGTTCAACCGATCTGCTGGGGTCGTAGTGACTAGCCGTTCGATCTCCTCCTCACGCGCCCGTATCTCAATACCGCGCTCGCGGAGCACAGAGTCGGCAAACTCCTGATAGACTGCCCTGATCTCCTCGGCCTCAGGGATACGCTCGAGCAATCCAATGAGCGAGCAGTCTTCCCAGTGCAAACCACCCCGATCCAGTAAGAATGGTCGGTAAATTAGATTATGCCGTGCATCCACCGTTCTTGTGATCAGATCGAGCGCTGTGGTTGCAATAGGCTGTAGGGGTCCTCCTGAGGGACCGGGCCAACTGCGATCCTCAAAGACGGAGTGCGTTACGATTGCGGCTGGGTCGATCTCTGCTCTGGTAGGAGCATTTGGGTTGGCGCAGTGGGATCGTAACCGTCTGGATACTTTCCCCATCCTGTACGTGAAGTCCAGCAGCAGGATTGTGAGACAGAGCTGGAACGTTGCCTGATACGCTCGGATCACCCAAGCGTAGCTATCACAATCCGTCCGGCGTCCAAGCACAAATAGATGGTAAACACCGCGCTGAAACACCGCACTCGCGGATTGGATGCGGTGTATCGGGTCATCAAAGTTAAGAAGATCGCGCATAGGTCTAACCAGTCCTCAAAGATGAATACGTAAGACTGACTGTCCAACACCGAACTGCGGGACCCGCTCCAGTCCACGCACAAAAAGCATCGGGTCGAG is part of the Longimicrobium sp. genome and harbors:
- a CDS encoding GNAT family N-acetyltransferase, which gives rise to MLLPDQVVLELAVRDVDVSEFGPLFSRLEAGGVTFTTLAAAQGRCADWLERFTELDNDTRSETGDPAVPRTPEAMRDRLDSFELDPEACFLALDGERWIAYTLLDPKLSRDGRLEQGWTGVRKEYRQRGIGTALKLLGVEYARAHGYRAIVTAPRRTNVASFTMSTHLGFRPDDAPE